The Sphingomonas sp. CL5.1 nucleotide sequence TCTCGTGGGCGATCCTACGACGCGGACAGCGGCGGTGATCGACCCGGTGCTCGACTTCAACATGGCGAGCGGCGCGGCCGATACGCGCTCGGCCGAACGCATCGTCGCCTTCGCGCGCGCGCATGACTGGCAGATTGCGATGGCGCTGGAGACGCACGCCCATGCCGACCATCTGTCCGCCGCACCCTTCATCAAGGCTCACACCAGCGCGTGGATCGGGATCGGCGCGCATATCCGCGACGTGCAGAAAATCTTCCGCCCGGTGTTCGCCATGGACGACCTGAAGACGGATGGTTCGGACTTCGACCGATTGTTCGAGGATGGCGACCGCTTCGCGATCGGCGAACTGGAGGTCGAGGTGCTGCACGTCCCTGGCCACACCCCGGCTGACGTCGCCTATCTGATCGGCGATGCGGCGTTCGTCGGCGATACGCTATTTATGCCGGACTATGGTACAGCGCGCGCCGATTTCCCCGGCGGGGATGCCCGCACGCTCTATCGCTCGATCCATCGGTTACTCGCGCTGCCGGACGCGACACGGTTGTTCCTGTGCCACGACTACAAGGCGCCGGGTCGAGATGACTATCGCTGGGAGACGACGGTGGGTGAACAGCGCCGGTCAAGTGTTCACGTCCATGACGGCGTGAGCGAAGACGATTTCGTCGCCATGCGCGAGCAGCGCGACGCCGGGCTATCGGTCCCCAAGCTGCTGCTGCCCTCGATCCAGGTCAACATCCGCGCCGGTCATTTCGACAAAGCCGA carries:
- a CDS encoding MBL fold metallo-hydrolase codes for the protein MTQPFIEAFFDEPTNTISYLVGDPTTRTAAVIDPVLDFNMASGAADTRSAERIVAFARAHDWQIAMALETHAHADHLSAAPFIKAHTSAWIGIGAHIRDVQKIFRPVFAMDDLKTDGSDFDRLFEDGDRFAIGELEVEVLHVPGHTPADVAYLIGDAAFVGDTLFMPDYGTARADFPGGDARTLYRSIHRLLALPDATRLFLCHDYKAPGRDDYRWETTVGEQRRSSVHVHDGVSEDDFVAMREQRDAGLSVPKLLLPSIQVNIRAGHFDKAEANGVTYLRIPVKWQADHR